From one Leptospira stimsonii genomic stretch:
- a CDS encoding ArsR/SmtB family transcription factor produces MKKTQGLDSEVQEFLSALASETRQNLLLSFTDGKEKTVGELVEISGLGQSTISTHLNQLKKGGILLRRKLGKEVYYKPNREKILEHLSKLNGYLRGCC; encoded by the coding sequence ATGAAGAAAACTCAAGGGTTGGATTCCGAAGTGCAGGAATTTTTATCCGCCTTAGCCAGCGAGACTCGTCAAAATCTGCTCCTATCCTTTACGGATGGTAAAGAGAAAACAGTCGGCGAATTGGTTGAGATTTCAGGATTAGGGCAGTCAACGATTTCCACGCACTTGAATCAGCTAAAAAAAGGCGGAATTTTGCTTAGACGGAAATTGGGAAAGGAAGTCTACTATAAGCCGAATAGGGAAAAAATTCTGGAACATTTGTCAAAGTTAAACGGTTATCTGCGCGGGTGCTGTTGA